One genomic window of Corynebacterium massiliense DSM 45435 includes the following:
- a CDS encoding HAD family hydrolase: MADAPRFIFSDIDGTFIDPDARVTPRTQEVVARALRSGAHFALATGRPHRWLAPVLEQLSVRPLCVTANGAILYDSESDHVVASHQLQPETMARIVGNVMEVMARYGGVSLAAERAGVSSGADALETLFAVDPTYSPDPVANGFGVADPTDLVAAPAVKLLLRNPGFSSAELYELIAPHVDPEDAHVTYSMDDGLLELAAPGVTKAAGVAELARRFGVAQEDTIAFGDMPNDIEMLRWAGTGVAMGNAADIVKRSADRVTATNRQDGLAQVLEEWF, encoded by the coding sequence ATGGCCGACGCGCCACGGTTCATCTTCAGCGACATCGACGGCACGTTCATCGATCCGGACGCGCGCGTTACACCCCGCACCCAAGAGGTGGTGGCCCGTGCGCTGCGCTCCGGGGCGCACTTCGCGCTGGCGACGGGGCGGCCGCACCGCTGGCTCGCCCCCGTGCTCGAGCAGCTGTCCGTGCGCCCGCTGTGCGTGACCGCCAACGGAGCGATCCTCTACGACTCGGAGTCTGACCACGTCGTCGCCTCCCACCAGCTGCAGCCGGAGACCATGGCGCGGATCGTGGGCAACGTCATGGAAGTCATGGCCCGCTACGGCGGGGTGTCGCTCGCCGCGGAGCGCGCCGGCGTTTCGTCCGGCGCCGATGCCCTCGAGACCCTGTTCGCCGTGGATCCGACCTACTCCCCGGACCCGGTGGCCAACGGTTTCGGCGTCGCGGATCCGACGGACCTGGTCGCGGCGCCGGCGGTCAAACTCCTGCTGCGCAACCCTGGGTTTTCCTCGGCGGAGCTCTACGAACTCATCGCCCCGCACGTGGATCCGGAGGATGCCCACGTCACCTACTCCATGGACGATGGCCTCTTGGAGCTCGCCGCCCCCGGGGTGACCAAGGCCGCCGGCGTGGCCGAGCTCGCCCGCCGCTTCGGCGTCGCACAGGAGGACACCATCGCGTTCGGTGACATGCCCAACGACATCGAGATGCTGCGCTGGGCCGGCACTGGGGTGGCGATGGGCAATGCGGCGGACATCGTCAAGCGCAGCGCCGACCGGGTTACCGCAACGAACCGGCAGGACGGGCTGGCCCAGGTGTTGGAGGAGTGGTTCTAG
- a CDS encoding lysophospholipid acyltransferase family protein, whose protein sequence is MADWDIRDGIFRVPKDLARVPRHPETAEKLFQGVNAAIKRVLRLQGITITVEGAEHIPATGGALVAMNHTGYYDFAFMQVPPHIRGKRLVRFMAKREVFDIPVVGRVMRMMDHVSVDRSAGAASVGEAVRELERGRIVGIFPEATISRSFELKSFKNGAVRIARQAGVPLVPMVCWGSQRIWTKGGDKHLGRIKTPVWIRVGEPLELTGEVDRDIATLRETMQAMIDDVRAAYAREYGPFEKHADWLPAALGGAAPTLAEADAMDAADKAEKQRAKQQQTKKK, encoded by the coding sequence ATGGCCGACTGGGACATTCGCGACGGGATCTTTCGGGTCCCGAAAGATCTCGCGCGCGTGCCGCGCCACCCCGAGACGGCAGAGAAGCTCTTCCAGGGCGTAAACGCGGCCATCAAGCGCGTGCTGCGCCTGCAGGGCATCACCATCACCGTCGAAGGCGCCGAGCACATCCCGGCCACCGGCGGCGCGTTGGTGGCCATGAACCACACCGGCTACTACGACTTCGCATTCATGCAGGTCCCGCCCCACATCCGGGGCAAGCGGTTGGTGCGTTTCATGGCCAAGCGCGAGGTCTTCGACATCCCCGTCGTCGGGCGGGTCATGCGAATGATGGACCACGTCAGCGTGGACCGTTCCGCCGGTGCCGCCTCCGTGGGCGAGGCCGTGCGCGAGCTGGAGCGCGGGCGCATCGTGGGCATCTTCCCCGAGGCGACCATTTCCCGCTCGTTTGAGCTGAAGAGTTTCAAAAACGGCGCGGTGCGCATCGCCCGCCAGGCCGGGGTGCCGCTGGTGCCGATGGTCTGCTGGGGTTCCCAACGCATCTGGACCAAGGGCGGCGACAAGCACCTCGGTCGGATCAAGACTCCAGTGTGGATTCGCGTGGGCGAGCCGCTGGAGCTTACCGGTGAGGTGGACCGAGACATCGCCACGCTGCGGGAGACGATGCAGGCCATGATTGACGATGTCCGCGCCGCCTACGCACGCGAGTACGGCCCGTTTGAAAAGCACGCGGACTGGCTGCCCGCGGCCCTGGGCGGCGCGGCGCCGACGCTGGCGGAGGCCGACGCCATGGACGCCGCCGACAAGGCGGAAAAGCAGCGGGCGAAGCAGCAACAGACAAAGAAAAAGTAG
- the serS gene encoding serine--tRNA ligase, which yields MIDLKLLRENPDVVRASQVNRGEDPALVDALLEADEKRRSAVQTADELRSEQKAFGKKIGQASPEERPQLLEGSNELKAKVKEAEAAQREAEERVGELQFKISNVVEGAPAGGEDDFVELEYHGEKTEFDFEPKDHLDLGESLGLIDVKRGTKVGGARFYYLTGDGAFLQLGMMMLAAQKAREAGFQLMVPPVLVRPEIMAGTGFLGEHSDEIYYLERDDQYLVGTSEVALAGYHKDEIIDLADGPLRYAGWSSCFRREAGSYGKDTRGILRVHQFDKLEMFVFCRPEEAEEQHQALLDIERSMLSAIEVPYRVIDIAGGDLGQSAARKFDTEAWIPTQNTYRELTSTSNCTTFQARRLSTRYRDENGKTQIAATLNGTLATTRWLVAILENHQRADGSVVVPEALRPFVGKDVLEPR from the coding sequence GTGATTGATCTGAAGCTACTCCGAGAAAACCCTGACGTTGTCCGCGCCTCACAGGTCAACCGTGGCGAAGATCCCGCCCTGGTCGATGCCCTGTTGGAAGCCGACGAGAAGCGCCGCTCTGCCGTCCAGACTGCCGATGAACTGCGCAGCGAGCAGAAGGCGTTTGGTAAGAAGATCGGCCAGGCTTCCCCGGAGGAGCGCCCGCAGCTGCTCGAGGGCTCCAACGAGCTCAAGGCCAAGGTCAAGGAGGCCGAGGCCGCGCAGCGCGAGGCCGAGGAACGCGTCGGCGAGCTGCAGTTCAAGATCTCCAACGTCGTGGAGGGTGCCCCGGCCGGCGGCGAGGACGACTTCGTCGAGCTGGAGTACCACGGCGAGAAGACTGAGTTCGACTTCGAGCCGAAGGACCACCTGGACCTGGGTGAATCGCTGGGGCTTATCGATGTCAAGCGTGGCACCAAGGTCGGCGGCGCCCGCTTCTACTACCTCACCGGCGACGGCGCCTTCCTGCAGCTGGGCATGATGATGCTGGCGGCGCAGAAGGCCCGCGAGGCTGGGTTCCAGCTGATGGTCCCGCCGGTGCTGGTCCGCCCGGAGATCATGGCGGGCACCGGCTTTTTGGGCGAGCACTCCGATGAGATCTACTACCTCGAGCGCGATGACCAGTACCTGGTCGGCACCTCCGAGGTGGCGCTGGCCGGCTACCACAAGGACGAGATCATCGACCTGGCTGACGGCCCGCTGCGCTACGCCGGCTGGTCCTCCTGTTTCCGCCGCGAGGCCGGTTCCTACGGCAAGGACACCCGCGGCATTCTGCGCGTGCACCAGTTCGACAAGCTGGAGATGTTCGTCTTCTGCCGCCCCGAGGAGGCGGAGGAGCAGCACCAGGCGCTTTTGGACATAGAACGTTCCATGCTGTCCGCCATCGAGGTGCCCTACCGCGTCATCGACATCGCCGGCGGCGACCTGGGCCAGTCCGCGGCCCGCAAGTTCGACACGGAGGCGTGGATCCCCACGCAGAACACCTACCGTGAGCTCACCTCCACCTCGAACTGCACCACCTTCCAGGCGCGCCGTCTGTCCACCCGCTACCGCGACGAGAACGGCAAGACCCAGATCGCCGCGACCCTGAACGGCACCCTGGCTACCACCCGCTGGCTCGTCGCCATCCTGGAAAACCACCAGCGCGCCGACGGCAGCGTCGTCGTGCCGGAGGCCCTGCGCCCGTTCGTGGGCAAGGACGTCCTGGAGCCGCGCTAG